One window from the genome of Aptenodytes patagonicus chromosome 4, bAptPat1.pri.cur, whole genome shotgun sequence encodes:
- the NIPAL1 gene encoding magnesium transporter NIPA3, with protein MGHREALPARPSCRTGAVLSFACHDSCQAWCQIINVSESHSSLLTSMDGTLNETNQSISTPAGSKYRLYVGLALAIGSSIFIGSSFILKKKGLLKLADKGVPRAGQGGYSYLKEWLWWAGLLSMGLGEAANFAAYAFAPATLVTPLGALSVLISAILSSYFLNEKLNIHGKLGCVLSVLGSTVMVIHAPEEEEVTSLDEMERKLQDPAFVTFAVLLTVVALILIFIVAPRRGQTNILIYILICSFIGAFSVSSVKGLGIAMKQMLEQKPVYRHPLVYVLVGILVLSVSTQINYLNKALDVFNTSLVTPLYYVCFTTTVVTCSIILFKEWSSMDLGDIIGTLSGFCSIIIGIFLLHAFKNTSITWSQLMSTVAKEPSLPHCDYETCHTLLESMEDPALAYEEDNILFSQ; from the exons gTGCTGTGCTCTCTTTTGCTTGCCATGACTCCTGCCAAGCATGGTGCCAGATCATCAACGTGTCTGAATCCCATTCTTCTCTCCTTACCTCTATGGACGGGACTCTCAATGAAACAAACCAGAGTATTTCCACGCCTGCTGGAAGCAAATATCGCCTCTACGTTGGCTTGGCTTTGGCGATAGGTTCCAGTATCTTTATTGGTTCTAGCTTCATACTGAAGAAGAAAGGACTTTTGAAACTGGCAGACAAAGGAGTCCCCCGAGCTG gacAAGGTGGATATTCTTATTTGAAGGAATGGCTTTGGTGGGCTGGATTGCTATCAA TGGGATTAGGAGAAGCTGCAAACTTTGCTGCCTATGCCTTTGCACCTGCAACCTTAGTTACCCCCTTGGGTGCACTGAGTGTTCTCATAAG TGCTATATTGTCATCCTATTTCTTAAATGAGAAACTGAATATTCATGGAAAGCTGGGCTGTGTACTGAGCGTTTTGGGGTCAACGGTCATGGTTATTCACgcccctgaggaggaggaggtcaccTCACTAGACGAGATGGAAAGAAAGCTGCAAGATCCAG CGTTTGTTACCTTTGCTGTTCTCCTAACAGTTGTTGCCCTCATACTGATTTTTATCGTGGCTCCAAGGAGAGGTCAGACAAATATACTGATCTACATTTTAATTTGCTCATTCATTGGTGCCTTCTCTGTCTCATCTGTGAAAGGCCTGGGCATTGCCATGAAACAAATGCTGGAGCAGAAGCCAGTTTATCGACATCCATTGGTTTACGTTTTGGTGGGCATCTTAGTGCTCTCAGTCAGCACTCAGATAAACTATCTCAACAAAGCGTTGGATGTATTCAATACATCTCTAGTGACACCTCTTTATTATGTGTGTTTCACCACGACAGTTGTGACATGCTCCATTATCCTGTTCAAGGAGTGGAGTAGTATGGACCTGGGTGATATCATTGGAACCCTGAGTGGATTCTGCAGTATCATCATAGGCATTTTTCTATTGCATGCTTTCAAAAATACTAGTATCACCTGGAGTCAGTTGATGTCTACTGTTGCAAAAGAACCATCATTACCACACTGTGACTACGAAACCTGTCACACTTTACTGGAGAGCATGGAAGACCCAGCTTTGGCATATGAGGAGGACAACATTTTATTCAGTCAATGA